Proteins encoded within one genomic window of Candidatus Syntrophocurvum alkaliphilum:
- the mutS gene encoding DNA mismatch repair protein MutS, with protein MIQQYLEIKERYQDAILFFRLGDFYEMFFEDAKIAAKELEIVLTARDGGSNKIPMCGVPYHSVNNYIHKLINRGYKVAICEQVQDPKDAKGIVKREVTRVITPGTILEDYMLDESENNYLAAVVEYEQKFGLSYIDITTGDFWVTEYSGDNAYLEIENEILRIFPSECLISSPNTLIKDTKFENIISTNFNNVDYIEDFEQAKQVIKDHYKAEITEELNTNYSSTCIMSIAVIIKYLSETHKRSLKHIKQVKFYKESMFVELDFVTRKNLELIYNMKERKKDGTLYNIIDKCCTAMGKRNLKKWIEQPLKKIDDINKRLDAVEELRNNLILRTDTKKLLESIYDLERLVGRIGADIANPKDLLALKNSINKLPELADLYSSTHSEYLTKIAELDILDEISSFIENSINDDAPVIIKEGDIIKKGFNSEIDELRKLKEQGSQWLIEYEQKEKSKTGIKNLKVSFNKVFGYYLEVSKSNLHLVPDDYIRKQTLANTERYITEELKDFETKIITSKDKLFELEYKIFLQIRQKISENTSRIQKTAAQIAILDTLYSMSETAYINDYIRPQLNSEGTIEIKAGRHPVVEKTLANARFVPNNVDLNMDDSRFLIITGPNMGGKSTYMRQIALLVIMTQIGCFIPAEYANIGIVDKIFTRVGASDDLASGQSTFMMEMTEVANIINNSTKNSLIILDEIGRGTSTYDGLSIARAVGEYIHENIGAKTLFATHYHELTSLADEFEGMVNLCVSVLETGDQVVFLKKVLPGKADKSYGIDVAKLAGLPKEVIQRSNDILVHLENTNYYEYKQDITQLSLFNDDENIVVKEIKKINPDDITPKEALNLLYRLKGLV; from the coding sequence ATGATACAACAGTATTTAGAAATAAAAGAACGATATCAAGACGCTATTCTCTTTTTCCGTTTAGGTGATTTTTATGAAATGTTTTTTGAAGATGCTAAAATTGCCGCAAAAGAACTTGAGATAGTATTAACAGCAAGAGATGGTGGATCAAATAAAATTCCCATGTGTGGTGTACCATATCATTCTGTAAATAACTACATACATAAATTAATTAATCGTGGCTATAAAGTTGCAATTTGCGAGCAAGTTCAAGATCCAAAAGATGCAAAAGGAATAGTGAAAAGAGAAGTTACTAGGGTTATAACTCCAGGAACTATATTAGAAGATTATATGTTAGATGAATCTGAAAATAATTATTTAGCCGCTGTAGTAGAATATGAACAAAAATTTGGCCTATCATACATTGATATAACAACAGGTGATTTTTGGGTTACAGAATATTCAGGTGATAACGCATATTTAGAAATAGAAAATGAAATTTTAAGGATTTTTCCTTCAGAGTGCTTGATTAGTTCTCCTAACACTTTAATAAAAGATACAAAGTTTGAAAACATAATATCAACTAATTTTAATAATGTAGATTATATTGAAGATTTTGAACAAGCCAAACAAGTCATAAAAGACCATTATAAAGCAGAAATAACAGAAGAACTAAATACAAATTATAGTTCTACCTGTATTATGTCTATTGCAGTAATAATTAAATATTTAAGTGAAACACATAAAAGAAGTCTAAAACACATTAAACAAGTAAAGTTTTATAAGGAAAGTATGTTTGTCGAATTAGATTTCGTAACCCGAAAAAATCTCGAATTAATTTATAATATGAAAGAAAGAAAAAAAGACGGGACTCTATATAATATAATTGATAAATGCTGTACAGCGATGGGAAAACGAAACTTAAAAAAATGGATTGAACAACCATTAAAAAAGATTGATGATATAAATAAAAGACTTGATGCAGTTGAAGAGCTTAGAAACAATTTAATTTTACGAACTGATACCAAAAAATTACTAGAATCAATCTATGATTTAGAGAGATTAGTGGGGCGTATTGGAGCTGATATTGCTAACCCTAAGGACTTGTTAGCATTAAAAAATTCAATTAATAAGTTGCCTGAATTAGCAGATTTATATTCTAGTACACATTCGGAATACTTAACAAAAATAGCAGAATTAGATATCTTAGACGAAATTTCTTCTTTTATAGAAAATTCTATTAACGATGATGCACCCGTAATTATAAAAGAAGGAGATATAATTAAAAAAGGATTTAATTCTGAAATAGATGAACTTCGCAAATTGAAGGAGCAAGGGAGTCAATGGTTAATAGAATATGAGCAAAAAGAAAAAAGTAAAACAGGAATTAAAAACTTAAAAGTAAGTTTTAATAAGGTTTTTGGATATTATCTAGAAGTAAGTAAATCAAATCTCCATCTTGTTCCAGATGATTATATTAGGAAACAAACACTAGCAAATACAGAAAGATACATAACAGAAGAACTTAAAGATTTTGAAACAAAAATAATTACTTCTAAAGATAAACTTTTTGAATTAGAATACAAAATCTTTTTGCAAATACGTCAAAAAATAAGTGAAAATACTAGTAGAATTCAAAAAACAGCAGCACAAATTGCTATACTAGATACATTATATTCAATGTCTGAGACAGCGTATATAAATGATTATATACGTCCTCAATTAAACTCAGAAGGAACTATAGAAATTAAAGCTGGTAGACATCCAGTTGTAGAAAAAACTCTTGCTAATGCTCGATTTGTTCCTAATAACGTTGATTTAAACATGGATGATTCTAGATTTTTAATAATTACTGGTCCTAATATGGGTGGTAAAAGTACATATATGCGTCAAATAGCCTTGTTAGTAATAATGACACAAATAGGCTGTTTTATTCCTGCTGAATATGCCAATATTGGTATAGTTGATAAAATTTTTACACGTGTAGGTGCATCAGATGATTTAGCATCAGGACAAAGTACCTTTATGATGGAAATGACTGAAGTTGCAAATATTATTAATAATTCTACAAAAAACAGTTTAATTATTCTTGATGAAATTGGTAGAGGGACAAGTACTTATGACGGATTAAGTATAGCTAGAGCTGTAGGCGAATATATTCATGAAAATATTGGTGCTAAAACACTCTTTGCTACTCATTATCATGAATTAACTTCTCTTGCTGATGAATTTGAAGGAATGGTTAACTTATGCGTTTCTGTGTTAGAAACGGGGGATCAAGTTGTGTTTCTGAAAAAAGTCCTACCAGGAAAAGCTGATAAGAGCTATGGAATAGATGTTGCTAAGCTTGCGGGTTTACCTAAAGAAGTTATCCAACGTTCAAATGATATATTAGTACATTTAGAAAATACTAATTATTATGAATATAAACAAGATATAACTCAATTAAGTTTATTTAATGATGATGAAAATATAGTAGTTAAAGAAATAAAAAAAATAAATCCAGATGATATTACCCCTAAGGAAGCTCTAAACCTTTTATACCGTTTAAAAGGTTTGGTTTAA
- a CDS encoding DUF1653 domain-containing protein: MKVFVLNGPSATGKTALMDYLLLNDNDFLEPIVSFTTRKKRSSEKDGKDYYFINREKYLEYCVDNKIIEEIVYVDNIYGITADELQRVKNTGKHGLIIMTTEGIRTLKKSLGPQNVVSIFIYRDLKEIIEVINNRDSSKQEKNRRIELAKQEIRDLNTCDYVVYNIDTLEYAYDQLKDIINKEINTEPLKIKIKSGEKYRHFKGDIFEVITIAYHSENYSPLVVYKDLQTGIVYARPYEMFAGKKELELENRIVNRFELIDD; this comes from the coding sequence ATGAAAGTTTTTGTACTCAATGGCCCTTCAGCAACAGGCAAAACAGCACTAATGGATTATTTATTATTAAATGATAATGACTTTCTAGAGCCTATTGTTTCATTTACTACTAGAAAAAAAAGATCAAGCGAAAAAGATGGAAAAGATTATTATTTTATAAATAGAGAAAAGTATTTAGAATACTGTGTTGATAATAAAATCATAGAAGAAATTGTTTATGTAGACAATATTTATGGAATAACAGCTGATGAATTGCAAAGAGTTAAAAATACAGGTAAACATGGATTAATAATAATGACGACAGAGGGAATTAGAACACTAAAGAAAAGCTTAGGTCCACAAAACGTAGTAAGCATTTTTATTTATAGAGATTTAAAAGAAATCATTGAAGTAATAAATAATAGAGATTCTAGTAAACAAGAGAAAAATAGAAGAATTGAGCTTGCAAAACAAGAAATTCGGGATTTAAACACTTGTGATTATGTTGTTTATAATATTGATACATTAGAATATGCTTATGATCAATTAAAAGACATAATTAATAAAGAAATAAATACAGAACCATTAAAGATAAAAATTAAATCAGGTGAAAAATACCGTCATTTTAAAGGTGATATATTTGAAGTTATTACTATAGCTTATCATTCAGAAAATTATAGTCCTTTAGTAGTTTATAAAGACCTGCAAACTGGAATTGTCTATGCCCGCCCTTATGAGATGTTTGCAGGAAAAAAGGAATTAGAGCTTGAAAACAGAATAGTTAATAGATTTGAATTAATTGATGATTAA
- a CDS encoding YlbF family regulator — MSTESIVKMAFDLGNAIASSDEIQNLKDVQAKLTEDKEAYDLIMRYQDAKTKLDNKANEGIIVPDNEESHVQILEQQLNSNSLVKELIAAQEKFDNLMQGVYFAMNQAISGGENCAPSDCGTCGSDCSQ; from the coding sequence TTGAGTACAGAATCAATTGTAAAAATGGCATTCGATTTAGGAAACGCCATTGCTAGTTCTGATGAAATTCAGAACTTAAAAGATGTTCAAGCAAAACTTACCGAGGACAAAGAGGCATATGATTTAATTATGCGTTATCAGGATGCTAAAACTAAATTAGACAACAAAGCTAATGAAGGTATAATTGTACCTGATAATGAAGAAAGCCATGTGCAAATTTTAGAACAGCAACTAAATAGTAATAGCCTTGTAAAAGAATTAATTGCTGCACAAGAAAAATTTGATAATTTAATGCAAGGAGTTTACTTTGCAATGAACCAAGCAATATCTGGTGGAGAAAACTGCGCACCATCTGATTGCGGCACATGTGGTTCAGATTGTAGTCAATAG
- the miaB gene encoding tRNA (N6-isopentenyl adenosine(37)-C2)-methylthiotransferase MiaB, which yields MVDYSEEIKKYHILTYGCQMNVRDSEIIAGLVESMGYIETNSPSDADLVIFNTCSVRHSAENKVYGKLGEINKFKKNNKELLIAFGGCMAQLNEVQQKLKNTGVDILFGTHNVHELPRLIEEANQEKNPILRVWDKEGTVVESLPSKRKEGISAFVNIMYGCNNFCSYCIVPYTRGRERSREPQDIVAEIKELAELGYKEVTLLGQNVNSYGKGLQNETDFSRLLYKVNEINGIERIRFTTSHPKDMSDNLIDAIRNNNKVCEHIHVPLQAGSNKVLKLMNRNYTRDHYLELTKRMRDRIPGVSITSDLIVGFPGETEQDFEDTLDMVDKVKFDAAFTFMYSVRTGTKAASLEEQIELETKKERLNRLNKLQYSIATEINKSLEGKTVEILVEGTSKTNTERLTGRTRCNRIIIFSGSKDLIGQLINVRIEEGKTFSLFGDYVS from the coding sequence ATGGTTGATTATAGTGAAGAAATAAAAAAATATCATATATTAACTTATGGTTGTCAAATGAATGTTAGAGATTCAGAAATCATAGCAGGATTAGTTGAATCTATGGGGTATATTGAAACGAATAGCCCTTCAGATGCTGATTTAGTTATATTTAATACTTGTAGTGTACGTCATTCTGCTGAAAACAAAGTATATGGAAAATTAGGAGAAATAAATAAATTTAAAAAAAATAATAAAGAACTATTAATTGCTTTTGGAGGCTGTATGGCTCAACTTAATGAGGTACAGCAAAAATTAAAAAATACAGGTGTAGATATACTTTTTGGAACACATAATGTACATGAGTTGCCACGTTTAATAGAGGAAGCAAATCAGGAAAAAAATCCTATACTAAGAGTTTGGGATAAAGAGGGTACAGTAGTAGAATCATTACCTTCTAAAAGAAAGGAAGGTATTAGTGCTTTTGTCAATATAATGTATGGTTGTAATAATTTTTGTAGTTATTGTATTGTCCCTTATACCCGAGGTAGAGAAAGAAGCAGAGAACCTCAAGATATAGTTGCTGAAATAAAAGAGTTAGCTGAATTAGGATATAAAGAGGTAACTCTTTTAGGTCAAAATGTTAATTCATATGGTAAAGGCCTACAAAATGAAACTGATTTTTCCAGATTGTTATATAAAGTTAATGAAATTAATGGAATAGAACGAATTAGATTTACAACTTCTCATCCAAAAGATATGTCTGATAATTTAATAGATGCTATTAGAAATAATAATAAGGTGTGCGAGCATATACACGTTCCTTTACAAGCAGGAAGCAATAAGGTTTTGAAACTTATGAATCGTAATTACACAAGAGATCATTATTTAGAATTAACAAAAAGAATGAGAGATCGAATACCGGGAGTATCAATTACAAGCGATTTAATAGTTGGATTTCCCGGAGAAACTGAACAAGATTTCGAAGATACCTTAGATATGGTTGATAAAGTAAAATTTGATGCTGCATTTACCTTTATGTATTCAGTTAGGACTGGAACAAAAGCTGCTTCGCTTGAAGAACAAATTGAATTAGAAACAAAAAAAGAGCGTTTAAACCGATTGAATAAATTACAATATTCAATTGCAACTGAAATAAATAAAAGTTTGGAGGGAAAAACAGTTGAAATTTTAGTTGAAGGTACTAGTAAAACTAATACTGAGAGGTTAACAGGTAGAACTCGTTGTAATAGAATAATTATATTTTCTGGTTCTAAAGACTTAATAGGACAGCTTATAAATGTTAGAATAGAAGAAGGAAAAACGTTTTCTTTATTTGGTGATTATGTATCATAA